The Cellulophaga sp. L1A9 genome window below encodes:
- a CDS encoding S1/P1 nuclease: protein MKKITILLLTLSIQFVFSTEGEWSKTGHRTTGEVAQRHLSRKAKKAIAKLLDGQSLALVSTYADDIKSDKKYREFSAWHYVNYPADKKYTEVAPSPYGDIVVGIQKCAAIVKDENSSQEDKVFYLKFLVHLLGDLHQPMHVGRQEDKGGNDIQIQWFGKGSNLHRLWDSNMIDDYGMSFTEIADNLPELTKDEEKQIQQGDVFDWVEESKGLATELYASVEVGEKLGYAYSYKYWGLVETQLQKGGLRLAKVLNEVFE from the coding sequence ATGAAGAAAATTACCATTTTATTATTAACCCTATCCATTCAATTTGTTTTTTCAACAGAAGGGGAGTGGTCTAAAACAGGGCATAGAACAACCGGTGAAGTTGCACAACGTCACTTAAGCAGAAAAGCAAAGAAGGCAATTGCTAAATTGTTAGACGGGCAAAGTTTAGCCTTGGTTTCTACGTATGCAGATGATATAAAGTCTGATAAAAAGTACAGAGAATTTAGTGCTTGGCATTATGTGAACTATCCGGCAGATAAAAAATATACAGAAGTAGCACCTAGCCCTTACGGTGATATTGTTGTGGGAATTCAGAAATGTGCAGCTATCGTAAAGGATGAAAACAGCTCGCAAGAAGATAAAGTATTCTATCTTAAATTTCTAGTACATTTATTAGGAGACTTACACCAACCTATGCATGTTGGAAGGCAAGAAGATAAAGGTGGTAATGATATACAAATACAGTGGTTTGGAAAAGGATCTAATCTACACCGACTATGGGATAGCAATATGATTGATGATTACGGCATGAGTTTTACTGAAATTGCTGATAATTTACCAGAGTTAACAAAGGATGAGGAGAAGCAAATTCAACAAGGCGATGTTTTTGACTGGGTGGAAGAATCTAAAGGTTTAGCAACAGAGTTATATGCGTCTGTTGAGGTTGGAGAAAAACTTGGTTATGCATATAGTTATAAGTACTGGGGACTTGTAGAAACGCAATTGCAAAAAGGCGGATTGCGTTTAGCAAAAGTTTTAAATGAAGTTTTTGAATAA
- a CDS encoding alpha-ketoglutarate-dependent dioxygenase AlkB — MANLFSEALHLNLPDSDLIYYPNFFDTHSADSYFALLKEKTPWQQDDITVFGKKYAQPRLTALYANNDKAYAYSNITMHPHVFTKELLQIKNQVDKLAETEFTTCLLNLYRDGKDSNGWHADNEKELGENPIIASITLGEARFFHLKHRTNKNLKHKLLLEHGSLLLMKGATQHHWLHQIPKTAKPIQERINLTFRVVY; from the coding sequence ATGGCAAATCTTTTTTCTGAAGCGCTTCATTTAAATCTTCCAGATAGTGACCTTATATACTATCCTAATTTCTTTGATACCCATTCAGCAGATAGTTACTTTGCATTACTCAAAGAAAAAACACCGTGGCAACAAGATGATATTACGGTATTTGGTAAGAAATATGCGCAACCAAGGTTAACAGCATTATATGCTAATAACGATAAGGCATACGCTTATTCTAATATTACCATGCACCCACATGTATTTACCAAAGAACTGTTGCAGATTAAAAATCAAGTAGATAAGCTTGCTGAAACAGAATTCACCACCTGTTTGTTAAACTTATATAGAGATGGCAAAGACAGTAATGGTTGGCATGCAGACAATGAAAAAGAATTAGGAGAAAATCCTATAATTGCTTCAATTACTCTAGGCGAAGCGCGTTTTTTTCATTTAAAACACAGAACCAACAAAAATTTAAAACATAAACTTTTGTTGGAACATGGTAGTCTCTTACTTATGAAAGGAGCAACACAACATCATTGGTTGCACCAAATACCTAAAACTGCTAAACCTATTCAAGAGCGAATAAACCTAACCTTTAGGGTGGTTTATTAA